The Pseudomonas alkylphenolica genomic sequence CGGCAACTGCTGGTGGCGCAATTGGCGCTGGATGACCCCACGCCGGCACTCTATCTGGGCCGCCCCTGTCAGTTCGTCAGCGTCTCGAGCTGTACGCCTGAAATGTGGACGAACCGGCGCTTCTCCGAAGAGGTCATTGCCAGTCTTGATCAGGCGCTGGATCTGCTCAAAGCGCGTTATCGCAATCAGGACTTCGAACTGGTCGGCTACTCCGGTGGCGCCGCAGTGGCACTGCTGTTGGCTACCAGGCGTGACGACATTGCCCAGCTACAAACGCTGGCGGGTAACCTCAGCCCGACGGAGTGGGTCCGGATACACCAGCTCACACCTTTGCGCGGTTCGCTTGAGCCCTTGCAGTACCGCCAACGTCTGGCTTCGATCCCGCAACGGCACTTGTTCGGCAGTGAGGACCGGGTGATTCCGAGCGCTATTGAAGGGTTTTACCGCCGTCAATTAGGGCCGGCCGCATGCCTGGAAACCCTCGTGATACCGGGTGTCAGCCATGAGACTGGATGGAACCAGGCCTGGCAGCGCTGGCGAGAGCAGCCGATCAAATGTGCGTTGCCTGCACGAGAGGGAACTGCTGAGGGTGCAGAAGAGGGCGTAGCAGGTAGCCTGTCCCGTTAGTTTAGTAATAACCAACCTGAGCGTTAGAAAAGCAGAGTCTAACTACCTTAACTTCCGTGCCACCTTACACGGCAAGAAAAACTGACCACAGGAAAACGTTATTGTTCGTTGCGAGGGCTGCCCGAGTGGCCAGTTCGGCATCGAATGGAACGAGACCCGGATGTCTCGCCTGGGAAGGCTTAGTTAATCCCGGTGTCTTGAGTGATTTGCAATCACCCATGAACAGTAGGAGATAACAATAATGATCAGGACTCTGAAATTCGCAGCGCTGGCAACCGGGTTGTTGACTGCCAGTCATGGCCTTGCGGCCGATCTCACCATCGTCTCCTTCGGTGGCGCCAACAAAGAGGCCCAGGTAAAGGCCTTCTACAAACCCTGGCAGCAAGCCAGCGGCAGCAAGATTATTTCCGGTGAATACAACGGCGAAATGGCCAAGGTCAAAGCCATGGTCGACACCCGCAGCGTCTCCTGGGATGCGGTGGAAGTCGAATCGGCCGAGCTTGCCCGCGGTTGTGACGAAGGCATGTTCGAAACCCTCGACCCGGCGCAGATCGGTCTCGACAGCAAAGACTTCGTACCCGGTGCCATCCAGCCATGCGGCATCGGTTTCCTGGTGTATTCGACGGTACTGGCCTATAACGCCAGCAAGTTGAAAGAAGCGCCCACCGGCTGGCAAGACTTCTGGGATGTCGAGCGCTTCCCGGGCAAGCGCGGCCTGCGCAAACTGGCCAAATCGACCCTGGAATTCGCCCTGATCGCCGACGGTGTAGCGCCTGGGGAGGTCTACACCTTGCTGGCGACCGAGGCGGGTCAGGATCGCGCCTTTGCCAAACTCGACCAGATCAAGCCGCACATTCAGTGGTGGGAAGCCGGCGCACAGCCGCCGCAGTACCTCGCGGCCGGGGATGTGGTGATGAGTTCGGTGTACAACGGCCGCCTTTCGGCTGAGCAACGCAAAACCTATGACCTGAAGATCGTCTGGTCGGGCGGGCTCTACGAGTTCGACTCCTGGGCCATCCCGCGCGGTGCTTCACGCCAGGAGAAAACCCGCGAATTCATCGCCTTCTCGCTGGAGCCTGTGCAACAGAAAAGCTTTGCCGAGCACATCGACTACGGCGCCGCCAACCTGCAGGCGATGGACCTGCTCGACAAGGCGCGCATCGCCGAACTGCCCACCGCGCCAGAGAACCTCGCGCAGCAGGTGCCGGTAGATGCGCTGTTCTGGGCGGACCATGGCGAACACCTGGAGCAGCGTTTCAACGCCTGGGCTTCGCGCTGATTTTTTGAGTGGCCATGCCAGCCATGGGGTGTATACCCCATGGCTTTTTCAAGGGTTGGCGTTAGCCCTCAGGAAATGGCGTTCAGTCCGGCCTGTTGTGCCTTGGCCGCGGCGCGGCTGCGCAGCCAGCTGAAAGCAATGGCGAGTATCAGCGCGAAACCGACATAGCCCAGCAGTGGATAAACGGTGCCGACCAGCTTGCTGAAGCCGCCCAGGCTCAAGACCAGACCTACGCATACAGTCGCTGCGCTGACCAGTTTGAAGCGGCGCGTATCAGGCTTGGCAAAGCGGGCGCTGAAGGCAAAGAACATTCCAACCGCAGTGCTGTAGATCATGCAAACCAGTGCGATCGACATCACCACCGACAGGATTGGCGAGATGCGCCCGGAAAGTGCCAGGGCCGGCATTTCGATGCCCTGCAACTGGTTGATGTTGGCGAACAGGCCGATGTTCAACAACAGGATCAACGCACCCAGACCCAGACCTCCGAGTACACCGCCGACTGCTGCAGCCCTGGGCTGTTTGGTCATGCCGCCGATGACTGCCAGCATCGGGAAGCCCACGGCGATATTGAACGATGCGTACAGCAAGGCGCCAACGAACCAGTTGCCTGTGACCGTCTCGTTGTTCTCGCGGGCGGCCGCGTCGAGGGCCTCGATCGAAGCGTTGTAGCTGAAGATCGAGTAAGTGGTGATGAGCAGTACCATGGCCAGCAGGAAAGGCATAACCGCGCTGATCAGGTTGATAATGCGCTTGACGTTCAGACACAGGGTGGCAATCACCAGCACGGTCATCAGTACACCGCCGAACAGCGGTGGCAGGTTGTACTCCTGGGTGAAGATCGAACCACTGCCCGCCAGCATCACCACGCCGACGCCGTACAGGAAGAACGACAGCACAACATCGACCAGCAGCCCGATTCGGCTACCGAACAATCTGTACAGGACTTCCTTGTGCGAGTTCGCTTGCATCTGCGAACTCATCCGGGCGATCTGCATGCCGAGGAAGGCAAACAGCACACCGCTCACCAGAGTGCCGACGATGCCTATCAGCCCATAGCCGGTGAAGAACTGCAGTACCTCCTGCCCGGAGGCAAAGCCGCCGCCGATCACCACTGACATGTAAGCAAGCGCAATCTGGATAGATTGTTTATTCATTACACTTAATCTCGTTCTTAGACTTATTAGTTGCATGGAATAGCGCGGTAACTCCTGCCCGCGCCATTCCGCATAGCGACGATCTGCATGGCTGCACAACAAGCACCCTGGCTCGCTGGATCGTGCAGGCATGCCGACGCCAGGCGCAGTATAGGAAGAGTGGGCTAGTTGTTTTGACTGTATAGGCAGTCATATCTGGCGAAAAGTGCTGTAGAAGCTTGATTTGTAATACTGTTTTCGCGAAACGGCAGAAATTTACCGAAAAGTCCTCTACAGTCTGGCCCATTGCAAGCCTAAGTCCGGCGGATTTCCAGCGTAGCCTTCAGCCCGCCTACCGCGCGGTTTTCCAGCCTGACCTGGCCACCGAGTCGCATGGCAATAGCCTGCACGATGGTCAAGCCCAAGCCAGCGCCCTGGTCATTGCCACGGCTGTAGAAGCGTTCGAAAAGCCGCTCACGCTCTGCCTCATCGATGCCCGGTCCGTCATCTTCGACCGACAGTTCGAAATGCTTGTCCCGGCACGCCAGGCGCACGGTGATCAGGCCCTTGGCCGGTGAAAAGTTCGCCGCATTGGTGAGCAGGTTGTGCAATGCGATAGTGATCGCCGCATTGTCTACCTGCGCCCGATAATCGCCTGGCTCGACGTCGAACTCCAGCTCCAGGCCTTTGTCCAGCAGCCAGGCAGTGAGTTGCGCAAGGCTGTCGCGAACGGTGCTTTGAAGGTCAGTCTGCAACGCTTTGCGGGTGCTGGCCTGGGGCTCCAGGCGGGCCATGGTCAGCAGTTGATTGACCAGCCGGGTGGTGCGGTCCACGCCACTGATCAAGTAGTTCAACGACTCGCGACGCTGCTCCGGTGTTCCGGCTTCCAGCAGGTTCTGTGCGTGTACCCGCAGTACCGCCAGGGGTGTGCGCATTTCATGCGCGGCATCGGCGATGAAGCGGCGCTCACGGCCCAATACATCCTCGATCTGCGCCAGCATCCGGTTGAGTGCCGACTGCATGGGCTCAAGCTCCGTGGGCAACGGCATCATCTTCAGCGGTTCAAGCGAGCCTGCATGCCGTGCGCGCAAGGTCGCCGCCATGTCCGCCAGCGGCTTGAGCCCCCAGCCAATCGCCAGCCACACCAATGCAACGAGGATCAGGCTGCCGAGCACATTGGGCCAGAGGGTATGGCGCACGATGCGGCCTACCAGGTCCGAGCGGACATCGTCGCGTTCGCCGACCCATATGCGCAGATGGTTTTCCTTGTCTTCGAGCAGAAACCCACGCCAGGTGCGCTGTTTGAGGTCGGTCACATCGCTGAAGCCTGCGGTCGTCGGCGCCCGCTCGAAGGACGGGGCGCTGGCGGTCTGTACCAGCACATCGCCTTGCGGGTTCCACACCTGGAAAGCGATCTTGCTTTCATAGGGATGGCCATCGACCTTGGGCATGGCTTCGCCCAGGGCTTTGTTGAAGGCTTGATAAAGCTCGTTATGTTCGCGTGTCGCCACGGGCATGCGCATGACGCCCTGAAGCAGCCGTGCGTTCTGCGCCAGCTGGGCGTCGTAAACCTCGGCGATTTCGTGATTGCTGTCGTGCAGGTTGAGCAGACTGATCACCAGCAGGCCGGACAGCATCAGGCCGATGATCAAGGTCAGGGTGCGCCGCCGGATCGAAGTCATGAGCCCTGTTCTACCCGGTAACCGACACCACGGATCGTGCGGATCAGGTCGGTGGAGAATTTTTTGCGCAAGTGGTGGATGTGGACTTCCAGGGTGTTGCTCTCGGCTTCTTCATTCCAGCCGTACAACAACTGGGTCAGGCGCTCGCGCGTCATCACCCGGCCCGGGGGCGACAGCAGTTCGTGCAGCAGCTGATATTCCTTGGGCGTCAGGGACACGAGCCGACCGTTATAGGTGACCTGCTGGTTGCCGGGGTCCAGCGTGATGCCAGCATGCTGGATCAGTGCGCTGGCGCGTCCGGCGCAACGGCGCAGCAGCGCGCGCAGCCGGGCCTTGAGTTCATTCAGGTCAAAGGGTTTGACCAGGTAGTCGTCTGCACCGGCGTCCAGCCCGGCAATGCGGTCTTCGGTTGCATCTCTGGCCGTCAGGATCAACACCGGCAATGCCGAGCCGCTTTGGCGCAGGCGGCGCAGCACTTCCAGCCCGTCCAGGCGCGGCAGGCCAAGGTCGAGCACGGCCAGGTCGAAGGTTTCGCTGAGCAGCGAGTGCAAGGCGCTGCTGCCGTCCTGCAGCCAGTCGACCGTGTAGCCCTCGCGCCCCAAGGCCTGATGAATGCCCTCACCGAGGGCGACGTCGTCTTCGATCAGTAATAGCCGCACCGGAACTCCTGTCAGTCAACTTTCTTGTGGATGTCGACCAGCAACGCTTTGATTTCGTCACGACGACCTGCGTCCGCGCTTTCCCGACCCGGTCGTGGTGCTGCTTGCAGGGCCTTCTGCAAGGCTGTTCGGGCTTCGCTGTATTTCTTCTGACGGTAGAGGTGATCGCCCCAGAAGTACAGGCTGTCGATGCCGTCGGGGTTGACCTGCAACGCCTGCTGGAGCAACTGCTCAGCCTTGTCGGCATCGCCGAAGCCGATCGGCCAGCCCGGTACCCGGTCATACAGCGCTGCCAGGCTGGTGTAGGCCGAGCCTTGCAATGCCTTGGGGTCCAGGCTCAAGGCTTTCTCAAGGTCGGCTTTGGCTGCCTTGACCTTGCTCAACGCGCCCAGCCCGCCTTGGGCACCAGCCCAACTGCTGGTGACGATGCCCGACCAGATCCACGCTTCCGCCGCTGCAGGTTGATTATGGGTAAGCGCCGCCGTCTGGCTGGCGAGTTGTTCGAACGCTGCGGGACGTTGTGCGGCCGGCAACTGATACTGAATGGTTGCCCAGCGTTGCTGGATCTCGGCAAGGCGTTGCTGATCGCCGGCATCCAGCGCCGCCCAGGCGCCCTGGCTGAGCAGACCGATGAGCATGCAGATGGCAGGTTTGTTCATGGCTTGAGGTCTTCCTTCGCGGGTTTCTGGCTCAGACGACGGATCAGTGGCAGGTGCTTGCGCAAGCCACGGTCGACAAGATTGGGGAGCAGAGTGTTCAAACGTACGAAGAAGCGCTCCGGCCAGCCCAGGTACAGGTCGCGATGATCATTGGCGATGGCGCGCAGCACTGCCGCCGCCACTTGCTGTGGCTCGTCGACCCCGGACTTGAGTGCGTCGTTGAGCGCCTGTGCCGCCACGCTGTTCATGCTCGTGCGGGTCGCACGAGGGGCTACGTACAGCACATTGACGCTGGTGTCGGCCAGTTCACGGCGCAACGCCTCGGAGAATCCGCGCAAGGCGAATTTGCTGGCACTGTAAGTGGCATAGCCAGGATAGGCGATCGAGCCGTAGGTCGAACCCACATTCACCACCATGGCACTTTTGGCCTTGCGCAGTAGTGGCAACAGGCTTTTTGTCAGGCACAGGGGGGCGCCGACATTGACGGCCAGCATGGCGTTGATTTCGCTGTCATCCAGCTGTTCGATCATCGCAAAACGGTTGATGCCCGCTGCGTTGATCAGCAGATTGATGCCACCGATGGCTTGGGCTGCCAGCAGCACCTTGCTCCGGTCGCTGGCGGTGGTCAGGTCTGCACTGATCCAGGAAATGCTCTCTGGGTAGCTCAATAACAGCGATTCCAGCGCGTCCCGGTGGCGGGACACGGCAATCACTCGCGCCCCCTCGGCACACAGCCCCTGGGCGATTGCCAGGCCGATACCACCGCTGGCACCGGTCAACACCACGCGAGCATCAGACAGGCGCATGTGTCTGCTCCCCGTCCAGTGGCAAACCACGGAACATATCGGTGTACAGCCGGTACACCACCCGTGAGGCATGGATTACAGCGGCCTGGTCGTGCGGGTCGTCGAGCTGGTCCATCAAGCGGCGGTAGGTCTGCATGTGCCCGATATCCAGCGTACCGTGGGAGTTGAGGTAGCTGAAGGCAGTGTCCGGCAGTTTCAAGCCCGCCTGGATGCTGCCAGCGGCATGCGTCGCCAGGGCGATACTGGTGCCCTCCAGCACATTGACCATGCCGAACAGGCCGACCGGGTTATCGCGGGCGATCAGGTCGTAGAGGAAGCTGACCATCAGCTCGATCGGCAGTGCCGGGCGACCGTTGCGCACGGCCTCCTTATCGCCACCACAGGCCTCGATGTCGTCGAGTACCCAGGCCTCGTGCCCGTACTCGTCCTCGATATAGTCGCAGACGGCCTGGCGCAGCCATTCCAGGCGCGACGGTAAACGCGCACCGCAGGCCATCATCAGCGGTACGGTATGGCGCACGTGATAGTAAGCCTGGGTCAAAAATGCCCGGTAGCTGTCCAGACTGACTTTGCCTTCAAGGGCATCGCGGATGATCGGCAGGCTGAACAATGCCTGGCGTTCATCGGCGGTCGCGTGTTGCAAGGTGTCGAAAAAGCTCATCGTGCGGTGTCCTCGGAGAATTCGCCTGCGCTCAGGAGCATGCGGTAGCGTTCGGCGATGGCATCCCGGCGCGGGCGGCCATTGACGGTCAGCAGGCCATTGTCGGGCGTGAAGGGTTGCTCGAGTCGGGTCCAGCGATGGGCCCGGGCGTAGTCGGGTAGCGACTGGTTGGCTTGTGCCACGGCGGCCGCCAGTTGCTCGTCGGTGCAGTCAGAACGCTGCGGCCAGAGCAGCGCATGGTTGCAGGGCATGGCTTCGCCGTAGACGAAGGCCTGTGCGATCACGCCGCGTTGGGTGAGTTCGGCCTCGACCCATTCCGGGTTCACGTTGCGGCCGAAGCTGGTGACGAACTGGTGCTTCTTGCGCCCTTTGAGGTACAGGTAGCCGTCGGCATCGAATTCCCCGAGGTCGCCGCTGGCCCACCATTCGCAGGTCTGCGCAGGCTCGCCCAGATAGCCGAGCAGGGTCGGGCCCTTGACCAGCACTTCGCCATCTTCGGCCAGGCGTACCTGCAGGTGGGGCAGCGGCCGCCCGACACTGCCGGGACGGCAAGCCTGGGGTTGGTTCAGGCACACCACCGAAGCACATTCCGATAGCCCGTAGCCTTCGTAAACCGGCATGCCAACCTGCTGGGCACGGGCGAGCAGTGCTGTGCTGACCCTGGCGCCGCCCACTGCGGCAAAGCGCAAGGCGCCTGGATTGAAGGCGTGTTGTTCGGCGGCGCTGACCAGCAGCAACAGCAACTGCGGCACCAGAATCACACTGTGCGGCGCACGTTCGGCCAGAAAGCCCAGCAACCGTGGTGTATCGATACCTGTGGCACCCTGGATACCCAGGGTCTGCGGGCCAGGAAGGCTCAGGGTGGCGCCCGCCAGTAGCGCGGCATAGCAGCCCAGGTTTTCCAGCAGTATCGCCAGCGGCAGCAGCGCCAGGTGATGCTGCGGATCCGTGACTTTGCTGGCCTGGTGCAACGCGCGGGCGACACTCAGGATGCTCGCGGCACTCAGGCACACCCCCTTGGGCGTGCCGGTGGTGCCGGAGGTGAAGGTCAGTTTGGCCGTACCTTCGGGCATGCAGGTGTCGGCCAACTCCTGGCGATACCAGACATCGCCCCGCTGCAGGTACCCGGCTGCCTGTAGCTCCGGTGCCATTGCCGGTTCGGCGATCACCAGGCTGGCGCCGCTGCGTTCAAGGCAGTGCTTGCGCTGCGACGGGCTGAAAAAAGCGGGCAAGGTTACGCAGGTCAGCCCTTCGAACAACAGCGCCAGATCCCAGAGCAGCGCGTCCACACCGTTGTCCAGCGCCAGGGCGACCACCTTCGCCTGTTGATCGCGTAACCGTTGTTGCCGAGCCGCAACCTCGGCGCAGAGGGTGGCGTAGTCGATCTGCAGGTTGTCGCCCCACAAGGCAATGGTGTGCGGCTTACGTTCGGCGTGCTGGTGCAGTGTTTGCTGGAAATGCCTCAACTCAGGCGACATTGCTGGCCTCCGCTGTGCAGGTCGGCAGGCCGAGGCGGCTCAACAGGCCGGCATTTCGCAAGTGGATGAAGCCGGCGCGGATGTTGCCGGCATGCACCTTTGGCTGACTCTGGTAATAGCTGCCCCAGTCGTGCCGATCCTCACCGAGGCGTAGCGGGTCAGCTGCGCAGAGGGTCTGCGGTTTCAGCCCCAGGCGATGGAAACTGTTCACCAGACCGATGCTGCCGGTGAACGCGACCCACTCCAGCCCGCCCATGGCCAGCAGGTAGGTGATGGCAATGATGCTAAGGCGTGCGCTGCCGGTATCGGCAGCTGCGAGGTTGCCGACTTCGACGATTGCCGTGCGCGCCACTGGTTCACCGCTTGCGCCGCTGAGCAGCGGCTCGATCGGTTCATCCAGGTAACGTTCGAGAAACAACGGCCCGGCGCTGGCCAGGCGCACGCCGGCCACCGCGCAGAGCGTTCCGCGGGCATCGCTGACCCCGAACAGTTCGGGCATGAATTGCTGGATACGCGCGCCGTGCGCCTTGCGAAAGCGCTCCTGGATGAACGCTTCGTAGGTGTTGCGCTGGTGTTCGCCGGGTATGGCTCTGGCTAGGGTCAGTGGGGCGTCCGGCGTTGCACCGAAGCGCAAGGGCAGAGGAATGTTCCAGTCGAAATCGGGCATGACGTGATGCCTCCCAGGAAAGGTCTTGGGAGGAGTATTTGCGGCAATCCTTAACGAAGTCTGAAGATACCGAAAGTGTCGCTGATTGAAGTCAGGGCGCCGTCACTGTTTGCCTGTTTGTTCGTCGATTTCACTCCGTGGGTTGTAGTCACCGCCAGCCATGGGGTATGAACACATGGCAGCCAAACACCAATCAGCAAGGAGCCAGGCATGAGTGTTCGAGGGAATGATCGTCAGATCGACAACATTGAGTTCAACGTCAGCGACATCGCTCGCAGCAAAGCCTTCTATGGCGCTGCGTTCGGCTGGACATTTGTCGATTACGGCCCGAGCTATACCGAGTTCAGTGATGGCCGGCTTACCGGTGGTTTCACCACAGGCGAGGCTGTTCGGCCGGGTGGGCCATTGATCATCCTGTATGCGGATGATCTTGAGGCAGTGCAGCAGCGCCTTGAAGGCCTGGGCGCTGTGATCAGCCGCGACACCTTTGCGTTTCCCGGAGGGCGCAGGTTTCATTTCATTGACCCGGATGGCTATGAGCTGGCGGTTTGGACCGCGCAGCAGTAGGCTTCGGCGCCTGATTTTATGGATGCAGCTCAACAGGGAGACGCCGAGTGGCCGAACAAATCTTGAAGACCAAACTGGTCAATTTTCTCGTGGCTGACGCCCGGATCAATCACAGGAGCGTCAGCGCCTTTGGCAATGCGAGTTCATTGTCCGCCTTGATGGAGGTCTTCAAAAAGGTATCCGGAGGGCTGTGGGTTGGCGGCAAACTGGTGGTTACCCAAAGCGTAATTCGCCTGAGCGCCAACGCCATGAACCGCTTTGTACAGCACGGCACGCTGGATATTGAAGTGCCATTGGCATCGATTCGAAAGGTCAGCGTCGAACATGGGTACATCACTAAGATCGTGTGTGTGGAGACCGATGCGGGCATTGTTAAATTTCGGTGTTTCGGGGCGAAGGCCATCGCCAGGGAGATTGAGAGGTTGAGCGTTTCGCAGACTTGGGTGGAGGCTCTGTAGGCGGGCTTTTTGACGCATTGGCAGCAGTGATAATGATTGCCGGTGGTGGGCCGCATCTGCGGCCTCAGTGCGATGCTACTTAAGACCAGATTGGTTATTTCGGTACCCGACGTTCCGCCATCTCTTCCTCGATACCATCGAGCAACGCATCGACCAACCCTTTGGCCATCTCGATGGAATGCAGCGTCGACCAGATCAATCCGCGGGTGTCCGGGTCGACCTTGTCACAGGCCTGCATCCCCGTGTCATTGGCGCATCGCAAGTACATCGACGCATGTACCAAAGCGTCATGTGCTTCGATACCGGCGCGCACGGTGAACAAGGGTGGATGACCTGCGGCACAGGTACCGAAAGGGGTACTGGCAGTGTGTGGGAGAGCATCGGCTGGCGGTGGATCAGGAACGATCTTGGACGTGCTGCAACGCCTATATCAGCCAGGAAACTGCCAGCATCCGCTTGCACACGAATGGGTGGCAGCTGTGCGCAGGTGTGCAAGACCGAGGATATAGGACCCGGCAGACCCGAAGGTCTCCCACGCACAGCCACCATAAAACGATTCCTCAGGCGTAAAGACGCGCCGGAAAGGTCTCACCGAAACTGCCCTTTAGGAAAGGCAGCTAACGGCCAGAAGCAGCCGGTGGACGGAACGATAGCAAATGAGTAGCTATGCTTGGTCTACTGCTGGAACTGATTGAGCAAATTGGGCTTTCCGTCCACGGTGTATAAACCCCTTCAGCGGTCACCCGACTGTCACAATGCCCGGCCTACTCAGGGATAGACGACAGAACAAGGAATGTTATCCACCAAGCCCTTGAAGGCCTTATCACCCCACTTGGGGTAGGAGTCCGCCATGACTGTAGTCGATCGCCTCAGGTATTTGCGCGTCGTTCTAGTTTTGGCTGGCCTCGCGTGCCTTGCTCTCTACCCACTTATGTTGTTCTGGCCGTCTGGCTGGGCCTGGCACGTCGGTCACTCGGACTACCCGATGATGATCGTTGGCATCTACGCAACACTTGGCGTGTTCTTGATCCTGGCCGCAGGTGATCCATTAGCCAATCTGAGCCTAATCTGGTTCGCCGTGTGGTCTAGCGCCGTACACGGAGGAATCATGGCCGTCCAGGCGGTCACCCAGCCGGGGCAAATGGGGCACTTGGCAGGTGACGTACCGGCGCTCTTCATCGTGGCGGTTGCCTTGGCCATCTTGACGCCTCGCTCGCAATTGTCCGCTCGGCCCCGGACACGAAATGGGGCCTAAGCGCAGGTTTGACTGTAAGGATCGGGACGAAAATCGCGTTTCTACGCAAATTTTTGGCCGGCGTTTCTTCACAGCCTGGCGCGTTTTCTGCCTGTCACGGCTGACCGCTTTGGGTCGGTTGCTGCCCTTCGCGACAGGCAGCAATCGGCCATAGCCCTTCCCGACAACGGCCCTTTTTAGCCCTGCCAATCGTGTCTCTGGCAAGGTATGAGAGCCCCGCA encodes the following:
- a CDS encoding TenA family transcriptional regulator, producing the protein MSFFDTLQHATADERQALFSLPIIRDALEGKVSLDSYRAFLTQAYYHVRHTVPLMMACGARLPSRLEWLRQAVCDYIEDEYGHEAWVLDDIEACGGDKEAVRNGRPALPIELMVSFLYDLIARDNPVGLFGMVNVLEGTSIALATHAAGSIQAGLKLPDTAFSYLNSHGTLDIGHMQTYRRLMDQLDDPHDQAAVIHASRVVYRLYTDMFRGLPLDGEQTHAPV
- a CDS encoding AMP-binding protein; protein product: MSPELRHFQQTLHQHAERKPHTIALWGDNLQIDYATLCAEVAARQQRLRDQQAKVVALALDNGVDALLWDLALLFEGLTCVTLPAFFSPSQRKHCLERSGASLVIAEPAMAPELQAAGYLQRGDVWYRQELADTCMPEGTAKLTFTSGTTGTPKGVCLSAASILSVARALHQASKVTDPQHHLALLPLAILLENLGCYAALLAGATLSLPGPQTLGIQGATGIDTPRLLGFLAERAPHSVILVPQLLLLLVSAAEQHAFNPGALRFAAVGGARVSTALLARAQQVGMPVYEGYGLSECASVVCLNQPQACRPGSVGRPLPHLQVRLAEDGEVLVKGPTLLGYLGEPAQTCEWWASGDLGEFDADGYLYLKGRKKHQFVTSFGRNVNPEWVEAELTQRGVIAQAFVYGEAMPCNHALLWPQRSDCTDEQLAAAVAQANQSLPDYARAHRWTRLEQPFTPDNGLLTVNGRPRRDAIAERYRMLLSAGEFSEDTAR
- a CDS encoding thermostable hemolysin gives rise to the protein MPDFDWNIPLPLRFGATPDAPLTLARAIPGEHQRNTYEAFIQERFRKAHGARIQQFMPELFGVSDARGTLCAVAGVRLASAGPLFLERYLDEPIEPLLSGASGEPVARTAIVEVGNLAAADTGSARLSIIAITYLLAMGGLEWVAFTGSIGLVNSFHRLGLKPQTLCAADPLRLGEDRHDWGSYYQSQPKVHAGNIRAGFIHLRNAGLLSRLGLPTCTAEASNVA
- a CDS encoding ABC transporter substrate-binding protein, with translation MIRTLKFAALATGLLTASHGLAADLTIVSFGGANKEAQVKAFYKPWQQASGSKIISGEYNGEMAKVKAMVDTRSVSWDAVEVESAELARGCDEGMFETLDPAQIGLDSKDFVPGAIQPCGIGFLVYSTVLAYNASKLKEAPTGWQDFWDVERFPGKRGLRKLAKSTLEFALIADGVAPGEVYTLLATEAGQDRAFAKLDQIKPHIQWWEAGAQPPQYLAAGDVVMSSVYNGRLSAEQRKTYDLKIVWSGGLYEFDSWAIPRGASRQEKTREFIAFSLEPVQQKSFAEHIDYGAANLQAMDLLDKARIAELPTAPENLAQQVPVDALFWADHGEHLEQRFNAWASR
- a CDS encoding SDR family oxidoreductase; translation: MRLSDARVVLTGASGGIGLAIAQGLCAEGARVIAVSRHRDALESLLLSYPESISWISADLTTASDRSKVLLAAQAIGGINLLINAAGINRFAMIEQLDDSEINAMLAVNVGAPLCLTKSLLPLLRKAKSAMVVNVGSTYGSIAYPGYATYSASKFALRGFSEALRRELADTSVNVLYVAPRATRTSMNSVAAQALNDALKSGVDEPQQVAAAVLRAIANDHRDLYLGWPERFFVRLNTLLPNLVDRGLRKHLPLIRRLSQKPAKEDLKP
- a CDS encoding response regulator, translating into MRLLLIEDDVALGEGIHQALGREGYTVDWLQDGSSALHSLLSETFDLAVLDLGLPRLDGLEVLRRLRQSGSALPVLILTARDATEDRIAGLDAGADDYLVKPFDLNELKARLRALLRRCAGRASALIQHAGITLDPGNQQVTYNGRLVSLTPKEYQLLHELLSPPGRVMTRERLTQLLYGWNEEAESNTLEVHIHHLRKKFSTDLIRTIRGVGYRVEQGS
- a CDS encoding VOC family protein; amino-acid sequence: MSVRGNDRQIDNIEFNVSDIARSKAFYGAAFGWTFVDYGPSYTEFSDGRLTGGFTTGEAVRPGGPLIILYADDLEAVQQRLEGLGAVISRDTFAFPGGRRFHFIDPDGYELAVWTAQQ
- a CDS encoding tetratricopeptide repeat protein; its protein translation is MNKPAICMLIGLLSQGAWAALDAGDQQRLAEIQQRWATIQYQLPAAQRPAAFEQLASQTAALTHNQPAAAEAWIWSGIVTSSWAGAQGGLGALSKVKAAKADLEKALSLDPKALQGSAYTSLAALYDRVPGWPIGFGDADKAEQLLQQALQVNPDGIDSLYFWGDHLYRQKKYSEARTALQKALQAAPRPGRESADAGRRDEIKALLVDIHKKVD
- a CDS encoding alpha/beta fold hydrolase, translating into MTAASLSPLRWAGVCLQGAALLFSAALSGCQSPRQALQALASSHGQHLEVLATTPFPLAMIASHKQQNAARLRIYLEGDGHAWATPTQPSIDPSPRQLLVAQLALDDPTPALYLGRPCQFVSVSSCTPEMWTNRRFSEEVIASLDQALDLLKARYRNQDFELVGYSGGAAVALLLATRRDDIAQLQTLAGNLSPTEWVRIHQLTPLRGSLEPLQYRQRLASIPQRHLFGSEDRVIPSAIEGFYRRQLGPAACLETLVIPGVSHETGWNQAWQRWREQPIKCALPAREGTAEGAEEGVAGSLSR
- a CDS encoding YkvI family membrane protein, translating into MNKQSIQIALAYMSVVIGGGFASGQEVLQFFTGYGLIGIVGTLVSGVLFAFLGMQIARMSSQMQANSHKEVLYRLFGSRIGLLVDVVLSFFLYGVGVVMLAGSGSIFTQEYNLPPLFGGVLMTVLVIATLCLNVKRIINLISAVMPFLLAMVLLITTYSIFSYNASIEALDAAARENNETVTGNWFVGALLYASFNIAVGFPMLAVIGGMTKQPRAAAVGGVLGGLGLGALILLLNIGLFANINQLQGIEMPALALSGRISPILSVVMSIALVCMIYSTAVGMFFAFSARFAKPDTRRFKLVSAATVCVGLVLSLGGFSKLVGTVYPLLGYVGFALILAIAFSWLRSRAAAKAQQAGLNAIS
- a CDS encoding ATP-binding protein → MTSIRRRTLTLIIGLMLSGLLVISLLNLHDSNHEIAEVYDAQLAQNARLLQGVMRMPVATREHNELYQAFNKALGEAMPKVDGHPYESKIAFQVWNPQGDVLVQTASAPSFERAPTTAGFSDVTDLKQRTWRGFLLEDKENHLRIWVGERDDVRSDLVGRIVRHTLWPNVLGSLILVALVWLAIGWGLKPLADMAATLRARHAGSLEPLKMMPLPTELEPMQSALNRMLAQIEDVLGRERRFIADAAHEMRTPLAVLRVHAQNLLEAGTPEQRRESLNYLISGVDRTTRLVNQLLTMARLEPQASTRKALQTDLQSTVRDSLAQLTAWLLDKGLELEFDVEPGDYRAQVDNAAITIALHNLLTNAANFSPAKGLITVRLACRDKHFELSVEDDGPGIDEAERERLFERFYSRGNDQGAGLGLTIVQAIAMRLGGQVRLENRAVGGLKATLEIRRT